Proteins from a genomic interval of Trifolium pratense cultivar HEN17-A07 linkage group LG6, ARS_RC_1.1, whole genome shotgun sequence:
- the LOC123891023 gene encoding pentatricopeptide repeat-containing protein At1g33350-like has protein sequence MKHLPVLSFVRRWSSWALAIKKASSSSSSPTKAMHLFSKMHRNGVPIDTFCVLFTLKSSTHLQSLPIIHHLHAQIIKLGFTSQVHVATCLLNAYVLLSFIDACILFDEMPQKNIVTWNTMIFGYSRSGDINKARELFEKMPDRDTVSWSSIISAYTNVGSYMSSLYLFRRMLFVEGTKPDQVTAGAVLSGCAHMGCVGLLAGKSVHGYVVKNGWELNVEIGAALVNMYAKGGVLRNAAMVFELMGERDVRSWTFMICGAARCGFNREALVVFEKMQMDGIKPDELTFTGVLTACAHGGFVEEGRRYFKMIEECGLEPRVQHYSCLVYLIGKSGMLEEAYEIIKTMRVEPTVVVLGSFLSACKEHRQFEIAERVIEQVLRMANPKNDGGLYSLMADLYVIGGKFEEAERLKKLMLNEQLRQAKELNLDTKNGLSDSLELGWVRSFPCPMAEATTTSFW, from the coding sequence ATGAAACATTTACCAGTGTTGTCTTTTGTTAGAAGATGGAGTTCATGGGCTTTAGCTATTAAaaaagcttcttcttcttcttcttcaccaacAAAAGCTATGCATCTTTTTTCCAAAATGCATCGCAATGGAGTTCCTATTGACACTTTCTGCGTTCTTTTCACCTTAAAATCATCCACCCATTTACAAAGTTTACCCATCATTCATCATCTTCATGCCCAAATCATCAAACTCGGTTTCACTTCTCAAGTTCATGTGGCAACTTGTCTTTTAAATGCTTATGTTCTTCTCTCTTTTATTGATGCATGTATCTTGTTCGACGAAATGCCACAAAAGAATATTGTTACTTGGAACACTATGATTTTTGGGTATTCAAGATCGGGTGATATTAATAAAGCACGTGAGTTATTCGAGAAAATGCCGGATAGAGATACTGTTTCGTGGTCTTCGATTATTTCGGCTTATACTAATGTTGGAAGTTATATGTCAAGTTTGTACCTTTTTAGACGAATGCTGTTTGTTGAAGGAACAAAACCAGATCAGGTAACTGCTGGTGCGGTTTTATCAGGTTGTGCTCACATGGGGTGTGTTGGATTGTTGGCTGGGAAATCGGTTCATGGTTACGTAGTGAAAAATGGGTGGGAGTTGAATGTGGAGATAGGTGCTGCTTTGGTTAATATGTATGCTAAAGGTGGTGTTTTGAGGAATGCTGCAATGGTTTTTGAGTTGATGGGTGAAAGAGATGTTAGGTCTTGGACGTTTATGATTTGTGGAGCTGCACGATGTGGCTTTAATAGAGAAGCGTTGGTTGTGTTTGAGAAGATGCAAATGGATGGAATCAAACCCGATGAATTGACTTTCACTGGAGTGCTTACTGCTTGTGCTCATGGTGGGTTTGTTGAGGAGGGAAGAAGGTATTTCAAGATGATTGAGGAATGTGGTTTGGAACCAAGAGTTCAACATTATTCATGCTTGGTTTATTTGATTGGGAAAAGTGGGATGCTCGAGGAAGCTTATGAGATTATCAAAACAATGAGAGTGGAACCAACTGTTGTTGTCTTGGGTTCCTTCTTGTCAGCTTGTAAGGAGCATAGGCAATTCGAGATTGCTGAGAGGGTGATTGAGCAGGTCCTGAGGATGGCAAATCCTAAAAATGATGGCGGACTTTATAGCCTTATGGCTGATTTGTATGTCATAGGTGGGAAATTTGAAGAGGCTGAAAGGTTGAAGAAATTGATGCTTAATGAACAGTTGAGACAGGCAAAGGAGTTAAATTTAGACACAAAAAATGGATTAAGCGATAGTTTGGAACTGGGGTGGGTGCGTTCATTCCCGTGTCCCATGGCAGAAGCTACAACTACAAGCTTCTGGTGA